In the Streptomyces coeruleoprunus genome, CCGCGCTCGCCAGGACGCGGAAAGATCGTCGAAAATCCTGAATGTCGATCGGGGGGAAGCGATGAAGCCGCGTCTTGTGTTCGTCCACGGCATCGGTGGTCCCCGGGACCCGGGCGCCGAGCTGGACGAGTGGCTGCGTGCGGCGGCCCATGGAGCCAGGGCCGCCGGGCACTCCGCACACTTATCGGGCCTGACGGGCGGGTGGGCGGCGGACGCCCGGTTCGCCTACTACGGCGACCTCTTCCACGCGTCGGGCGCGCAGGGTTCGGTGTCCCCCGGCCCGGCCGCCGGACCCGGGGCGGAGTCCGCGGAGAAGCGCGTACGGGAAGAGGAGCTGGTCGTCGAGCTGCTTCTGGAGGCCGTCGACGAGCGGCTCACGGACCCGTCGCTCACCCCGGCAGAGGTGCGGGCGCTGCGCGACGCGCGGGCCCGGCTCGCCCCGCCGGGCGCGGCGCAGGGCGTGGGCGCTCCGGGCCGCCGCGCGGTCAACGCGCTCACCAGTCTGATGGCGCTGCCGGGGCTGCGTTCCCTCGGCGGCTGGCTCAGCGCCCGGGCCACGGCGACCGTGCTCGGCCAGGTCGCCCGCTATCTGAACCGGGGGGAGCCGGACGACCGGGGCGTCGGCCTCGACCGGCGGATCCGGGACCGGGTGGCCGCGTGCCTGGACCACGAGGGTCCGACGGTGGTCGTCGCGCACTCGCTGGGCACGGTGGTGGCCCTGGAGGCCCTGCACGCGCACCGGGGCGAGGTTCCGCTGCTGATCACGCTGGGCTCGCCGCTCGGGGTGCGCACGGCCGTGCAGCCCCGGGTCCGGCCGCAGCCCCTGAGCACCCCGGACTCGGTGGGCCGCTGGCTCAACTTCTGGGACCGGGACGACATCGTCGCGGCGCGGCCGGAGCTGGAGAAGTTCGTCCGGCCCAGCACCTCGTCGGTCAGACCGGTGACCAGCCGGATCGACTCGGACGGCGCCTGGGTGCACCCGGCGGCGAAGTACCTGGCGCAGCCGGCCGTGGCGGGACCGCTCGTCGAGGCCCTGACGACCCTCGCGGACCGATGACGGAGCCACGCCACGCTCTGGTGATCGGGGCGCAGTGCCCCGACCTCGGTCACCTGGAGGAGCTGGACGGCGCGGCGCGGGCGCTGCACGACGCGCTGACGTCCCCGTGGTCGGGCGCGTGCGAGAAGGACCCGCTGCACGGTACGACCCTGCTGTGCGGCGAACCGCTCACCCGGGCGGAGGTCGAGGACGCCGTGCTGACGGCGGCGCTCGGTGCGGGCCGGGCGGGCGCGGTCCTGGTCGTGGCGCTGCTGGGCCACGGCATGGCCTCCGGGACGGACCTGTACTTCATGACGGGCGGCTCGCGCGCGGAGGAGCCCGCCACCGCCGTCGACGTCGGCTCGCTGCTGACACGGGCGCTGAACACCCAAGGGGTCGCCGGGATCATCGCCGTCGTGGACACCTGCCACGCCGCCAACGCCCTGCCGGACCTCAGGTCCGTGGCGAACGGCGTCCGGCAGGGTGACACGCGGCTGTCCCTGCTGATGGGTTCCTCCGCGGACGCCCCGGCCTACGGCCTGCGGTTCAGCCGGACCCTGGTGAAGGTGCTCCAGGAGGGCCTGGCGGGCGGCGGCGAGACCCTGCTGCCCGCCGAGGTCGTCGAGGCGGTGCGCCGCGACGGGGGCACGGCCGGGCAGGCGATCTTCCATACGGAGTACGACGGCGTCCAGTTCGCGACGGGGCGCCTGTGGCTGGCGCACAACCCCCGTCACTCCGCCGGCCGCGCCGGATCGGCCCTGCTCGGGCCGCTGGGCACGGAGGAACTGGCCAGGGCCTTGGCGACGTCGGGCGAGGCGCCGAACACGGTCGCGTCTCCGGTGACGGGCACGGACGCGGCCCTGGTGACGAACGTTCAGGAACTGGAGGCGCTGCCGGAGCGGCTGGCGTCGCTGCCGCCCCCGCAGCGCAGATGGGCGCTCGACGTGGTCGACGCCCTGCGCACGGCCGTCCGCACGGTCGGCCTGCTCGGCTCGTGGCCGGGCGCCGGGCTCACGTCGGCG is a window encoding:
- a CDS encoding alpha/beta hydrolase, yielding MKPRLVFVHGIGGPRDPGAELDEWLRAAAHGARAAGHSAHLSGLTGGWAADARFAYYGDLFHASGAQGSVSPGPAAGPGAESAEKRVREEELVVELLLEAVDERLTDPSLTPAEVRALRDARARLAPPGAAQGVGAPGRRAVNALTSLMALPGLRSLGGWLSARATATVLGQVARYLNRGEPDDRGVGLDRRIRDRVAACLDHEGPTVVVAHSLGTVVALEALHAHRGEVPLLITLGSPLGVRTAVQPRVRPQPLSTPDSVGRWLNFWDRDDIVAARPELEKFVRPSTSSVRPVTSRIDSDGAWVHPAAKYLAQPAVAGPLVEALTTLADR